Proteins found in one Halobaculum sp. MBLA0147 genomic segment:
- a CDS encoding DUF5821 family protein yields the protein MTETTTSGGADGHEETPERPSRTGSESRRADGGEGHHAATATTTASVVETLRELLASAEGGRQYLLDPPPAFLEALEAAVDQVENPPTLRLLAPHDTLVWLRTRHHVATRVADLIADDVVRLRETPLADETPALVGPNRLSALVLVGDAAATLRTTETDVPGEVYERAEQLWADAESFSLRTPPLSETLATGERTLGEAFRADFAESLTVAAALDDASTYHPVRAGLAIAARHELLHYDVSRWGDRTGVASTASFSRHKSTLEERGVIETEKVPVETGRPRQRLLLTDEYRRLADEEGLAALIRAAAVDD from the coding sequence ATGACAGAGACGACGACGAGCGGCGGTGCGGACGGACACGAGGAGACACCGGAACGACCGAGTCGGACGGGGAGCGAGAGCCGTCGTGCGGACGGAGGCGAGGGTCACCACGCCGCGACGGCGACGACGACGGCGTCGGTCGTGGAGACGCTCCGTGAGCTGTTGGCGTCGGCCGAGGGCGGTCGTCAGTACCTGCTGGACCCGCCGCCGGCGTTCCTCGAGGCGCTGGAGGCGGCCGTCGACCAGGTCGAGAACCCACCCACACTGCGGCTCCTCGCACCCCACGACACGCTGGTGTGGCTCCGGACGCGTCACCACGTCGCCACCCGCGTGGCGGATCTGATCGCAGACGACGTGGTGCGGCTCCGCGAGACGCCGTTGGCCGACGAGACGCCGGCGCTGGTCGGGCCGAATCGGCTCTCGGCGCTGGTGCTCGTCGGAGACGCGGCGGCGACCCTGCGCACGACGGAGACGGACGTGCCGGGCGAGGTGTACGAGCGCGCCGAGCAGTTGTGGGCCGACGCGGAGTCGTTCTCCCTGCGGACCCCGCCGTTGAGCGAGACGCTGGCGACTGGCGAGCGCACCTTGGGCGAGGCGTTCCGTGCGGACTTCGCGGAGAGTCTCACCGTCGCCGCGGCGTTGGACGACGCCTCCACGTACCACCCGGTACGGGCCGGGTTGGCGATCGCGGCGCGGCACGAACTGCTCCACTACGACGTGAGTCGGTGGGGAGATCGGACCGGGGTCGCGTCGACGGCCTCGTTCTCGCGACACAAGTCGACGCTGGAGGAACGCGGCGTGATCGAGACGGAGAAGGTGCCCGTCGAGACGGGGCGACCGCGCCAGCGGCTCCTGCTCACCGACGAGTACCGCCGACTCGCCGACGAGGAGGGGCTCGCGGCGCTGATCCGTGCGGCGGCCGTCGACGACTGA
- a CDS encoding alanine--glyoxylate aminotransferase family protein: MTDDDFLLLNPGPVPVRQSVLDAMNEPMVSHRSADFEAVYERAQAGVEYVFERSTPAGAATSDGGTALLLNGTATMGMEAAVANLVGPEDHVVALVNGKFGRRFARIAERHSEDVTRVDVPWGESIPLSAVEAAIEPDTALVTMVHNETSTGLQNPVWGVGDLLADHDARFVVDGVTSVGGDVFCVDDWHVDVAITDAQKALETPPGISAVYVTDDVRDAFDGESAPFYEDLDWHLRKAESHQTPFTSAVPLFRAMAEAVAAIEAEGMPARIARHYRQARAFRAGFDALGLEPFPDATDHTVRSNTVTAIQLPDPIYEDAADFFAAVEERNVSISGGQAHLGGQIFRVSNMGSLAGEAVVRGVRAVGEALDQVGVETDVDAGVAAAREWVVTGDGS, translated from the coding sequence GTGACCGACGACGACTTCCTCCTGTTGAACCCCGGTCCGGTGCCGGTGCGCCAGTCGGTGCTCGACGCGATGAACGAGCCGATGGTGTCCCACCGGTCTGCGGACTTCGAGGCCGTCTACGAGCGCGCACAGGCCGGCGTCGAGTACGTGTTCGAGCGGTCGACACCCGCCGGCGCGGCCACGAGCGACGGCGGGACGGCACTCCTGCTCAACGGGACGGCGACGATGGGGATGGAGGCGGCCGTCGCCAACCTCGTCGGTCCAGAGGACCACGTCGTCGCACTCGTCAACGGGAAGTTCGGCCGGCGGTTCGCTCGGATCGCGGAACGCCACTCCGAGGACGTGACTCGCGTCGACGTGCCGTGGGGAGAGTCGATCCCGCTGTCGGCCGTCGAGGCGGCGATCGAACCCGACACCGCACTGGTGACGATGGTCCACAACGAGACCTCGACCGGGCTCCAGAACCCCGTCTGGGGTGTCGGGGACCTGCTGGCGGACCACGACGCGCGGTTCGTCGTCGACGGCGTCACCAGTGTCGGCGGCGACGTGTTCTGTGTCGACGACTGGCACGTCGACGTGGCGATCACGGACGCCCAGAAGGCGCTGGAGACACCGCCGGGGATCTCGGCGGTGTACGTGACCGACGACGTTCGCGACGCCTTCGACGGGGAGTCGGCGCCGTTCTACGAGGACCTCGACTGGCACCTCCGGAAGGCCGAGAGCCACCAGACGCCGTTCACCTCCGCGGTACCGCTGTTCCGGGCGATGGCCGAGGCGGTCGCGGCGATCGAGGCGGAGGGGATGCCCGCCCGGATCGCGCGCCACTACCGCCAGGCGCGGGCGTTCCGCGCCGGCTTCGACGCGCTGGGACTGGAGCCGTTCCCGGACGCGACGGACCACACGGTCCGCTCGAACACCGTCACGGCGATCCAGTTGCCGGACCCGATCTACGAGGACGCCGCCGACTTCTTCGCCGCCGTCGAGGAACGGAACGTCTCCATCTCCGGCGGACAGGCGCACCTCGGCGGCCAGATCTTCCGCGTCTCCAACATGGGGTCGCTCGCGGGCGAGGCCGTGGTGCGCGGGGTGCGTGCCGTCGGCGAGGCGCTCGATCAGGTGGGCGTCGAGACGGACGTGGACGCGGGCGTCGCGGCCGCACGCGAGTGGGTCGTGACTGGGGACGGGTCGTGA
- a CDS encoding protein-tyrosine phosphatase family protein, giving the protein MKGLQSAAPDAPAVYGVGSPQWVFRTAADPVARWCDAVADHGIDRVCCLLSERQVAAYDGLLDRYRERFGADAVRHAPVTDHELPSVDTLVDEVLPFLAEASADSPAVVHCHAGIGRTGVALAAYLVAECDYTVDDAVVTVSDRGRDPADAVRSGNATSEELDATLAAVGREW; this is encoded by the coding sequence GTGAAGGGACTCCAGTCTGCCGCCCCGGACGCGCCGGCGGTGTATGGCGTCGGCTCCCCACAGTGGGTGTTCCGCACTGCGGCCGACCCCGTCGCCCGGTGGTGTGACGCCGTCGCGGACCACGGGATCGACCGAGTGTGTTGTCTCCTGAGCGAGCGCCAGGTCGCCGCCTACGACGGACTGCTCGACCGGTACCGCGAGCGGTTCGGTGCCGACGCGGTCCGGCACGCCCCGGTGACGGACCACGAACTCCCGTCCGTCGACACGCTCGTCGACGAGGTGCTCCCGTTCCTCGCAGAGGCGAGTGCCGACAGCCCGGCGGTCGTCCACTGCCACGCCGGGATCGGCCGCACCGGCGTCGCGCTGGCGGCGTACCTCGTCGCCGAGTGTGACTACACCGTCGACGACGCCGTGGTGACCGTCTCTGACCGCGGCCGCGACCCGGCCGACGCCGTCCGCTCTGGCAACGCGACGAGCGAAGAGTTGGACGCGACGCTGGCGGCCGTTGGGCGGGAGTGGTGA
- a CDS encoding molybdopterin-dependent oxidoreductase — protein sequence MLRDTLPSLPAGLRPSDILLAAVAGLAGLTGSFAVAGVTPGFVAAPIANTMAVILPGEIITFAILVLGDLGQQLNVLSAAGLAAAGLAGLALLADQIGAELDVPGAGAVVGGVLGTLASVGLVGVGLPSLATGAGVAAVLLGGDLGGRAADTTDATDTGRRRVLGGLPGLVGVGAAATVAARSGGGGSTEPAEPDALAGGRDANGGGGSAATKTHTPTETTRTPAPGTGAAGTAAGGAGGGESGDADAGSDAGESAETATPTATPTPTSEITRLLNEADRKTLDVDGIEPLVSQKHYVVDTAGVDPDLSANEWSLSLTGQVDETVTFSYEDLTSMAVDHRFVTLRCVGEGRNGKKMDTALWTGVPVDDVLAEVDPDGDCDCVMLRSTDGFYEEIELDEIRGGLLAYGMNGEVLPRRHGYPVRILVPGHWGEVNVKWIDEIEFMNTEKPGYWEKRNWQGTGPVNTVAKLKTVNRPGDGRIQVGGHAYAGTRGISRVEVSTDGGDSWTDARLSEQLPGDDVWRQWEYTYDSPGVEHEVVIRATDQNGNLQTKERTGPFPSGATGWVSKTVAP from the coding sequence GTGCTCAGAGACACGCTCCCGTCGCTCCCGGCCGGCCTCCGGCCGTCGGACATCCTGCTCGCCGCGGTCGCGGGTCTCGCCGGGCTGACGGGCTCGTTCGCAGTCGCCGGGGTGACACCCGGGTTCGTCGCCGCGCCCATCGCGAACACGATGGCGGTGATCCTCCCGGGTGAGATCATCACCTTCGCCATCCTCGTGTTGGGCGATCTTGGGCAGCAGCTCAACGTGCTCAGTGCAGCCGGACTCGCGGCGGCGGGACTCGCCGGCCTCGCACTGCTGGCCGACCAGATCGGCGCGGAACTCGACGTACCCGGCGCGGGTGCCGTCGTCGGCGGCGTCCTCGGGACGCTCGCCTCCGTCGGCCTCGTCGGCGTCGGGCTCCCGAGTCTGGCGACCGGTGCCGGCGTCGCGGCGGTGCTCCTGGGTGGGGACCTCGGGGGGCGAGCGGCCGACACGACGGACGCGACCGACACCGGACGGCGACGGGTGCTCGGGGGGCTCCCGGGACTCGTCGGCGTCGGCGCGGCGGCGACGGTCGCGGCGCGCAGCGGCGGCGGTGGCAGCACCGAACCCGCCGAACCGGACGCCCTCGCGGGTGGCCGGGACGCGAACGGTGGCGGTGGCTCCGCCGCGACGAAGACCCACACACCGACGGAGACGACGCGGACGCCCGCACCCGGGACCGGCGCGGCTGGAACCGCGGCGGGTGGTGCCGGCGGTGGTGAGAGCGGCGACGCAGACGCGGGCAGCGACGCCGGTGAGAGCGCCGAGACGGCGACGCCGACCGCGACACCCACACCGACCTCGGAGATCACGCGGCTGTTGAACGAGGCCGACCGAAAGACGCTCGACGTAGACGGCATCGAGCCGCTCGTCTCGCAGAAACACTACGTCGTCGACACCGCGGGCGTGGACCCGGACCTCTCGGCGAACGAGTGGAGCCTCTCGCTCACCGGACAGGTCGACGAGACGGTCACCTTCTCCTACGAGGACCTCACGTCGATGGCCGTCGACCACCGGTTCGTCACGCTGCGGTGTGTCGGCGAGGGCCGCAACGGCAAGAAGATGGACACCGCCCTGTGGACCGGCGTACCGGTCGACGACGTACTCGCCGAGGTCGATCCGGACGGCGACTGCGACTGCGTGATGCTGCGGTCGACGGACGGGTTCTACGAGGAGATCGAGCTGGACGAGATCCGCGGTGGGCTGTTGGCGTACGGGATGAACGGCGAGGTGTTGCCGCGCCGGCACGGCTACCCCGTCCGTATCCTCGTCCCCGGGCACTGGGGCGAGGTGAACGTGAAGTGGATCGACGAGATCGAGTTCATGAACACGGAGAAGCCGGGGTACTGGGAGAAGCGCAACTGGCAGGGAACCGGGCCGGTCAACACCGTCGCCAAACTGAAGACGGTGAACCGTCCCGGCGACGGTCGAATCCAGGTCGGCGGCCACGCCTACGCTGGCACACGCGGGATCTCGCGCGTCGAGGTGTCGACCGACGGCGGCGACTCGTGGACGGACGCGCGTCTCAGCGAGCAGTTGCCGGGCGACGACGTGTGGCGACAGTGGGAGTACACCTACGACAGCCCCGGCGTCGAACACGAGGTCGTCATCCGTGCGACCGACCAGAACGGGAACCTGCAGACGAAGGAACGGACCGGCCCGTTCCCGAGCGGCGCGACCGGCTGGGTGTCGAAGACCGTCGCCCCGTAG
- the dph5 gene encoding diphthine synthase: protein MLTFVGLGLYDERSITVEGRDRLREADRVFAETYTSRLVGATLDEVADAHGVEIETRDRAGVERDPEPILAAAESDDVVFCTPGDPLIATTHTDLRLRAEDRGIDTHVVHGVTAAAAVASLTGLQNYRFGRSVTLPFPYAHGADGVPDSVVEGIEDNRERGLHTLVFLDIKAAGSSPAGPDGDQFMTADTAAGLLVDDWNADTLAVAVARAGGPDPVVVADTLAGLADREFGPPLHALVVPGDLHAVEADALRTLADAPADAVARRER, encoded by the coding sequence GTGCTCACTTTCGTCGGACTCGGACTGTACGACGAGCGGTCGATCACCGTCGAAGGCCGCGACCGGCTCCGCGAGGCGGATCGCGTCTTCGCCGAGACGTACACCAGCCGTCTCGTCGGCGCGACGCTCGACGAGGTGGCCGACGCTCACGGCGTCGAGATCGAGACACGCGACCGCGCCGGCGTCGAACGCGACCCGGAGCCGATCCTCGCGGCCGCCGAGTCGGACGACGTCGTCTTCTGTACCCCCGGCGACCCGCTGATCGCCACCACCCACACGGACCTCCGGCTCCGCGCCGAAGATCGCGGGATCGACACCCACGTGGTCCACGGCGTCACCGCGGCCGCCGCGGTCGCGTCGCTCACCGGCCTCCAGAACTACCGCTTCGGACGGTCGGTGACGCTCCCGTTCCCGTACGCACACGGCGCCGACGGCGTCCCGGACAGCGTGGTCGAGGGGATCGAGGACAACCGCGAGCGTGGGCTCCACACGCTCGTCTTCCTCGACATCAAGGCCGCCGGCTCCTCGCCGGCCGGGCCGGACGGCGACCAGTTCATGACCGCGGACACCGCCGCCGGACTCCTCGTCGACGACTGGAACGCGGACACGCTCGCCGTCGCCGTCGCCCGTGCCGGCGGGCCCGACCCCGTCGTCGTCGCCGACACGCTCGCCGGACTCGCCGATCGCGAGTTCGGGCCACCGCTACACGCGCTGGTCGTTCCCGGCGACCTCCACGCCGTCGAGGCGGACGCACTCCGGACACTCGCCGACGCCCCCGCCGACGCGGTCGCGCGACGCGAACGCTAG
- the artA gene encoding archaeosortase A has translation MPGTLTDLFAWGVVALFLLAAVVEWVGRSRGGRRELARRLAAAAWVGFGGFWLVLFPHFAFTQKSYVEGVLSAVAVPACVYVGYLLWQGRDSLFVLSRAVAVMGLVYLPFETIPAITLLGLDLPAPRRVLIEVVAAQTGAAMGWLGYHPELLRGPEGYWSTYQFVTDGGHQLRFTVLLACTGLGSMAIFVGLAAAVRAPLRRKLTAVAIAVPIIWALNIVRTTFIGIAFGKQYLHVFPDVVLLLFGASDPYKVSFFLSDRVISQVLAVVALIGVTYLVVRRLPELLTVIEDVLYVVTNEEYDLRRELDLPRDPATEPPGRGSADD, from the coding sequence GTGCCCGGGACACTCACCGACCTGTTCGCGTGGGGCGTGGTCGCGCTGTTCCTCCTCGCCGCCGTCGTCGAGTGGGTCGGCCGGAGCCGTGGCGGCCGCCGCGAACTGGCGCGTCGCCTCGCGGCCGCCGCGTGGGTCGGCTTCGGTGGGTTCTGGTTGGTCCTGTTCCCGCACTTCGCGTTCACACAGAAGAGCTACGTCGAGGGCGTACTCTCGGCGGTCGCGGTCCCGGCGTGTGTGTACGTCGGCTACCTGCTGTGGCAGGGCCGCGACTCACTGTTCGTGCTCTCGCGTGCCGTCGCGGTGATGGGACTCGTCTACCTGCCGTTCGAGACGATCCCGGCGATCACCCTGCTGGGACTCGACCTCCCGGCACCGCGACGGGTGTTGATCGAGGTCGTCGCCGCACAGACGGGTGCGGCGATGGGGTGGCTCGGCTACCACCCGGAACTGCTCCGCGGACCCGAGGGCTACTGGAGCACCTACCAGTTCGTCACCGACGGGGGCCACCAACTGCGGTTCACCGTCCTCTTGGCGTGTACGGGCCTCGGGAGTATGGCGATCTTCGTCGGGCTCGCGGCCGCGGTGCGGGCGCCACTGCGGCGGAAACTGACGGCCGTCGCGATCGCGGTGCCGATCATCTGGGCGCTCAACATCGTCCGGACGACGTTCATCGGGATCGCGTTCGGGAAACAGTACCTCCACGTGTTCCCGGACGTGGTGTTGCTGCTGTTCGGTGCCTCCGACCCGTACAAGGTGTCGTTCTTCCTGTCGGACCGGGTGATCAGTCAGGTGCTGGCCGTGGTCGCGTTGATCGGCGTGACGTACCTCGTCGTCAGACGACTGCCGGAGCTACTCACCGTGATCGAGGACGTGCTGTACGTCGTCACCAACGAAGAGTACGACCTGCGCCGCGAGTTGGACCTACCGCGTGACCCGGCGACGGAGCCGCCCGGGCGTGGATCGGCGGACGACTGA
- a CDS encoding surface glycoprotein, translating to MTDTNEKVRALFLSALMVFSVFAGTVAFSGAAAAANTNATVEGAIEFGADGSSGDGDIEIAFNQSNSISNSDIGTDLNVTLNGNNVNDDYTVKTSGARTVLEYDDDNGTITPGDTLEIEYFGETTEVTTTANTLVADGSSSARVNAYEGAVVAVDFSGVSGASTDFAYERYYDGEFQFGGSTGANSFLVTLDTEGQPTAEIHEFRDSTGVNTLGNLSLRSLGLSASLDSTEVVRGEDEITVDVSANQGNRPVTLTVEDPNGDEFDSTTQDLNNNGQTTFTVPVSASDDTGNYSITVTDDNTGVEATTGDAVVVEQPDSSASFEESVTVPRGDIVEFTVNLENTDTARVQVGSDSKGYNVSLRVNDGTDDDESVTIRWNTYNSANSTSADGNLEAFSVVTENTDTQDNINFTASSVDNDVDNVIAPTNYQLRVFPGEDADNPSAFSSVTVTERSLGSIQMWTAPKTVTPSDLTSDAIYTSIDDGAITQDQSIAANDLLVHQIRDTTGLEGLIDLQNGSSTNAKFLDAVGDELALTIEQDSPAPNDDPLSITPTPNNAYVVGDTANDTYFIIVDTGALQNSEVNNGDVSDVVNAGDFTTTLTVDASNVSAGYFDGTDAEFDESINQSFEVVSTDVEITQANASQSETGTVVAETNVAPGSTFRVEVSSVEETTDGFIESKEVTVQRDGTVSAEFAIFADRTVGEEYNIVFEPSAGGEPSASATGFLQEADATPTATPTTMGNMTSTETETDTPEPTDTETDTPEPTDTETDTPEPTDTETDTPEPTETDEPTETEESTETEETTTSTGTPGFTAVVGVVALLGAALVALRRRN from the coding sequence ATGACAGACACAAACGAAAAAGTCCGCGCGCTGTTCCTCTCAGCGCTGATGGTATTCAGCGTCTTCGCTGGTACCGTCGCGTTCTCCGGAGCAGCAGCGGCAGCGAACACAAACGCCACAGTCGAAGGCGCCATCGAGTTCGGTGCAGATGGCTCCTCCGGCGACGGCGACATCGAAATCGCGTTCAACCAGAGTAATTCGATCAGTAACTCCGACATCGGTACAGACCTGAACGTCACCCTCAACGGCAACAACGTCAACGACGACTACACGGTCAAGACGTCGGGTGCACGTACGGTCCTGGAGTACGACGACGACAACGGGACCATCACGCCGGGTGACACGCTGGAGATCGAGTACTTCGGCGAGACCACCGAGGTCACCACCACGGCGAACACCCTCGTCGCCGACGGCTCCTCTAGTGCGCGTGTCAACGCGTACGAGGGCGCCGTCGTCGCCGTCGACTTCAGTGGCGTCTCCGGCGCCAGCACGGACTTCGCGTACGAGCGGTACTACGACGGGGAGTTCCAGTTCGGTGGCTCCACGGGGGCGAACAGCTTCCTCGTGACCCTTGACACCGAGGGCCAGCCGACCGCCGAGATTCACGAGTTCCGCGACTCGACGGGCGTGAACACGCTCGGTAACCTGTCGCTGCGCTCGCTGGGCCTGTCGGCGTCCCTCGATTCGACCGAAGTCGTCCGCGGTGAGGACGAGATCACGGTCGACGTGTCCGCGAACCAGGGCAACCGCCCAGTCACGCTGACCGTCGAGGACCCGAACGGTGACGAGTTCGACTCGACCACCCAGGACCTGAACAACAACGGACAGACGACGTTCACCGTGCCCGTCAGCGCGTCCGACGACACGGGGAACTACTCGATCACGGTGACCGACGACAACACCGGCGTCGAAGCGACGACCGGCGACGCAGTCGTCGTCGAACAGCCGGACAGTAGCGCCTCCTTCGAGGAGTCCGTCACTGTCCCGCGTGGTGACATCGTCGAGTTCACCGTCAACCTCGAGAACACGGACACCGCACGTGTCCAGGTCGGTAGTGACAGCAAGGGGTACAACGTGTCCCTGCGCGTCAACGACGGCACGGACGACGACGAGTCCGTCACGATCCGCTGGAACACCTACAACAGCGCGAACAGCACGAGTGCAGACGGGAACCTGGAAGCCTTCTCCGTCGTGACGGAGAACACGGACACCCAGGACAACATCAACTTCACGGCCTCGTCCGTGGACAACGATGTCGACAACGTCATCGCACCGACGAACTACCAGCTCCGTGTCTTCCCGGGTGAGGACGCGGACAACCCGAGTGCGTTCTCCTCGGTGACTGTCACCGAGCGCTCGCTCGGCAGCATCCAGATGTGGACCGCGCCGAAGACGGTCACGCCGTCCGACCTGACCTCGGACGCGATCTACACGAGCATCGACGACGGTGCGATCACGCAGGATCAGTCGATCGCCGCCAACGACCTGCTCGTCCACCAGATCCGTGACACCACGGGTCTCGAGGGTCTCATCGACCTCCAGAACGGTTCGTCGACGAACGCGAAGTTCCTCGACGCAGTCGGTGACGAGCTCGCCCTGACCATCGAGCAGGACAGCCCGGCGCCGAACGACGATCCGTTGTCGATCACGCCGACCCCGAACAACGCGTACGTTGTCGGTGACACCGCCAACGACACATACTTCATCATCGTCGACACCGGCGCTCTGCAGAACAGTGAAGTCAACAACGGCGACGTCTCCGACGTCGTCAACGCTGGTGACTTCACGACGACGCTGACGGTCGACGCGTCGAACGTCTCTGCCGGCTACTTCGACGGCACGGACGCCGAGTTCGACGAGTCGATCAACCAGAGCTTCGAGGTCGTCAGTACGGACGTCGAGATCACGCAGGCGAACGCCAGCCAGTCCGAGACGGGCACGGTCGTTGCCGAGACGAACGTGGCACCCGGCTCGACGTTCCGCGTCGAGGTCTCCTCGGTTGAGGAGACGACGGACGGGTTCATCGAGTCCAAGGAGGTCACCGTCCAGCGTGACGGTACGGTCTCCGCCGAGTTCGCTATCTTCGCCGATCGGACGGTCGGTGAGGAGTACAACATCGTCTTCGAGCCGTCTGCGGGCGGCGAGCCGTCGGCGAGTGCGACCGGCTTCCTCCAGGAGGCCGACGCGACGCCGACCGCGACGCCCACCACGATGGGCAACATGACCTCCACGGAGACGGAGACGGACACGCCGGAGCCGACGGACACGGAGACGGACACGCCGGAGCCGACGGACACGGAGACGGACACGCCGGAGCCGACGGACACGGAGACGGACACGCCGGAGCCGACGGAGACGGACGAGCCGACGGAGACGGAGGAGTCCACGGAGACTGAGGAGACGACGACCAGCACGGGCACGCCCGGCTTCACGGCCGTCGTCGGCGTGGTCGCGCTGCTCGGCGCCGCCCTCGTCGCACTCCGCCGTCGCAACTGA